The DNA sequence AAGCAGCGGCGCGGCATCGGGCTGCTGCGCAGCCTGTTCTTCGCCCCGAACGTCGTGAGCCTGGTCGTGGTGGGTCTGGTGTGGCAGTTCCTGCTGACCGACCATGTCGGCGCGGTCAACCGCTCGTTGGAGCGGATGGGCCTGTCCGGCGAGTCCTGGCTGGGCAATCCCCGGTACGCGCTGTTCGCGGTCGTGGTGATCAGCGTGTGGTTCTTCATGGGCTACTACATGATCATTTTCCTCAACGGGCTCCAGGACATCCCCTCCGCCTACTACGAGGCCGCCCGGCTCGACGGCGCGGGGCGCTGGCGGTCGTTCTGGAACGTGACCTGGCCGCTGCTCCGGCCCACCAGCCTGTTCGTGCTCGTCATGACCACCCTGACGGCGATCGGGGCCGCCGGGATCTTCGACCTCATCTACGTCATGACCAAGGGCGGCCCCGACTACAGCACCCAGGTCGTCATGTTCTACATCTACCAACGGGCCTTCCAGCTGAACGACTTCGGCTACGCGGCGGCCATGGCGGCCGTGGTCTCGTTCGCCCTCATGATCATCATGTTCGTCATGCTGCGCATCACCAAGGGAGGGAAGGTCGATGCCTGACACCGCCCGGCCGCCACGGCGACAGCCGTCCCGCCTCGGCCCGACGGCCGTCTGGGGGAGCATCGCCTTTCTCGCGCTGCTGACCGTCGCCCCGCTGCTCTACATGGTCTCCACGGCCTTCAAACAGGCCAAGGACGTCTACACGCCGGACCTCATACCCGGTTCCCCGACCCTGGACAACTTCCGCTACATCTTCTCCGAGATCCCCATCCTGCGGTATCTGTTCAACTCGTTCCTGGTCGCCGCCGTCGTCACCGTGCTGTCCCTGTTCTTCCACTCGATGGCCGGCTACGCCCTGGCCAGGCTGAAGTTCCGGGGCCGTGACACCATCTTCTCCGGCATCTACGCCACGCTGCTCATCTCGCTGCCGCTCATCATGGTGCCGCTGTTCCTCGTCGCGAAGACACTCGGCATCCTCGACTCCTACCTCGGGATGATCCTCCCGGCCGTCTTCAACGCCTTCGGCATCTTCTTCCTGCGGCAGTTCTATCTGAGCTTCCCGGACGATGTGGAGGAGGCCGCGCGACTCGACGGATGTGGCTACTGGCGCATCTACTGGCAGGTGATCCTGCCCATGAGCAGGCCCCTGCTGACCGCCCTGGCGGTCTTCTTCTTCCTGGGCACCTGGAACTCCTTCCTGTGGCCGCTGACGATCGTCCAGAACCCCGATCTCATTCCGGTCCAGGTCGGGATCTCCAACTTCCAGGGACAGTTCTCGGCCGCCTGGAACTACTCGATGGCGGCCTCGACGGTGGCGGCGCTGCCCACCCTGATCCTCTTCTTCGTCTTCCAGAAGCAGTTCACCGAGACCATCAAGACCTCCGGCGGCCGCTGACCGCCACCCGCCCCGGAACCACTCCAGCCACCGGACCGACCGAAACTCACACCGCGAAGGACACCATGCAGACCCAGCCGTATCCGTTCCCCCTGACGCCCGCGCCGGGCATGTCGAGCCGCGCCATCACCGCGGAGAACCCGTCCGGGCAGAAGGGCGCCGGCGGCCGGGCGGCCTCCGCCCTGGGCCCCGGGCGCAAGGGACGCCCCTGCGTCGACCTGCCCAGCGGCGAGACCACGGTGATCGCGGACATCCCGGGGGCCGGTGTCATCACCCACATCTGGATCACCTGCCCCGCGCACACCGACGCCGTGGGCTTCGTCCTGCGGGACCTCGTGGTGCGCGCCTACTGGGACGGGGACGACCAGCCCGCCGTCGAGGCGCCGCTGGGCGACTTCTTCTGCAACGGCAACGGCGCACGGGCGCTGCTGACCTCGCAGCCGGTCACCGTGGCCCCCACCGGCGGCATGAACGCCTACTTCCAGATGCCGTTCGCCGACGGGGCCCGCATCACCGTCACCAATGAGCACCCCGCGGACATCACGGGGTTCTTCTTCCAGATCGACTACGTCTCGGTGCCCGAACTGCCCGAGCACACCCCGCGCTTCCACGCGCAGTGGCGGCGGCAGCGGACCACGGTGCCCGGCCGCGACTACGTCGTCCTGGACGGGGTGACCGGCGCCGGACGGTATCTCGGCACCTTCCTGTCCATCGTGGCGCTGGAACGCTACTGGTGGGGAGAGGGCGAGATGAAGTTCTTCATCGACGGCGACACCGACTTCCCCACCATCTGCGGCACCGGAACGGAGGACTACGCCGGAGGCGCCTGGGCGTTCCAGAACAAGCTCTCGGCCACCGAGGAGCCCGACGTCCTGACCTTCTCCGCACCGTATTTCGGATACCCGCAGTACGAGACCCGCGATGTCTCCCAGGGCGCCCCCTACGCCACCGCCATGGCACCGCACCACGGCCTCTACCGCTGGCACCTCGCGGACCCCGTCTACTTCGCCCAGGACCTCAAGGTGACGCTCCAGCAGATCGGCCAGGTCGGCACCGGCCTCTTCGAGCGGAGCGACGACGTGTCGTCCGTCGCCTACTGGTACCAGCACGGCGGCGCCGTCGCCGCCCCCGCGTTCCCGTCCCGGGCCGAGCGCACCCCCCGCTGAGTCAGCGCTGGTAGCGGTCGAGGATCCGCCGGCCGTCGCCGACGAGGCGGTCACGCAGTTCGCCGACGCCGAAGGCACCGTTGTAGAACTGCTGATAGGCCGGGGTGGCGACCTTGTCCTTCCACTCGGCGTAGCCGCGGATCCCGAGCGCCGGGGACGGGCGCAGGGCGGCCGCGACGTCGACGCCCGTCTTCCAGCCGTACCGGCGGGCGTTGATGGCCGGGTCCTTCAGCGCCCGCGCGCTGGTGGGCAACAGCCAGTCGCCGCGGGCGAGGTCGGCCTGGTGGTCGGCCCGGTTGAGGAAGGCGATGAAGTCCACGGCGGCCTGCTTGTGGCCGCTGTCCCGCGCGACCGAGAGCGTCTGCGGCGCGACGCCCTGGGCGAGGCCGTCCGCGCCGCCGCCGCTCGGCATGGGCAGGACCGTCCAGTCGAAGCCGTCGGGCGCCTGCTGCCGCACTTGCTGCCGGTAGGAGAAGTTGAGCGGCAGCATGGCGTAGCGGCCGGCGAAGAAGCCGGGCAGGGTGTCCGCGCCCGCCATGCCCAGGCCCGTGGTGGGCGCGGTGCGGTCCTCGTTGACCTGCCGTTGGATGAGCCGCGGTACGGCCGATTCGGCCGGGCCGAAACGGAGCCGGTTCTTGCCGTCCGGGCCCTTGACGAAGACCTTGCCGCCGGTGGACAGGGACAGGTTCATGGACTGGGTGACCGGCTCCTTCAGGGACCAGGCCACCCCGTAGGTGTCGGTCCTGCCGTCGTGGTTCCGGTCGCGCGTCAGCTCCTTGCTCACCGTCTCGAACTCGGCCCACGTCCAGGGGTGCCGGGCCGTGGGGATGCGGACGTCCGCCTGCCGGAGCAGCGCGATGTTGGCGATCAGGACGCGGGGCTCCTGGAGGAACGGGACGCCGTAGACGCCCCCCTGGTACGTCGTGGTCTGCCAGGCGGTCCGGGGGATGTCGGCGCGCAGTTCCTCCGGCAGGTAGGGGGTCAGGTCGGTGAGGTAGCCGCCGGACGCGAAGTCGGTGAGGTCGGTGGCGTCGTCGTG is a window from the Streptomyces luomodiensis genome containing:
- a CDS encoding carbohydrate ABC transporter permease, with amino-acid sequence MTSGRRPLSQRGRETLAGYLFVAPSVIGMFVFLVLPMIASLTISFFRVSGFGDYEFIGLDNYRTLLSDPVFASSLKTTGLFTLAFVPTLFTVSLCLALLVKKQRRGIGLLRSLFFAPNVVSLVVVGLVWQFLLTDHVGAVNRSLERMGLSGESWLGNPRYALFAVVVISVWFFMGYYMIIFLNGLQDIPSAYYEAARLDGAGRWRSFWNVTWPLLRPTSLFVLVMTTLTAIGAAGIFDLIYVMTKGGPDYSTQVVMFYIYQRAFQLNDFGYAAAMAAVVSFALMIIMFVMLRITKGGKVDA
- a CDS encoding carbohydrate ABC transporter permease encodes the protein MPDTARPPRRQPSRLGPTAVWGSIAFLALLTVAPLLYMVSTAFKQAKDVYTPDLIPGSPTLDNFRYIFSEIPILRYLFNSFLVAAVVTVLSLFFHSMAGYALARLKFRGRDTIFSGIYATLLISLPLIMVPLFLVAKTLGILDSYLGMILPAVFNAFGIFFLRQFYLSFPDDVEEAARLDGCGYWRIYWQVILPMSRPLLTALAVFFFLGTWNSFLWPLTIVQNPDLIPVQVGISNFQGQFSAAWNYSMAASTVAALPTLILFFVFQKQFTETIKTSGGR
- a CDS encoding glycoside hydrolase family 172 protein produces the protein MQTQPYPFPLTPAPGMSSRAITAENPSGQKGAGGRAASALGPGRKGRPCVDLPSGETTVIADIPGAGVITHIWITCPAHTDAVGFVLRDLVVRAYWDGDDQPAVEAPLGDFFCNGNGARALLTSQPVTVAPTGGMNAYFQMPFADGARITVTNEHPADITGFFFQIDYVSVPELPEHTPRFHAQWRRQRTTVPGRDYVVLDGVTGAGRYLGTFLSIVALERYWWGEGEMKFFIDGDTDFPTICGTGTEDYAGGAWAFQNKLSATEEPDVLTFSAPYFGYPQYETRDVSQGAPYATAMAPHHGLYRWHLADPVYFAQDLKVTLQQIGQVGTGLFERSDDVSSVAYWYQHGGAVAAPAFPSRAERTPR
- a CDS encoding ABC transporter substrate-binding protein — its product is MTGAKRAPRAALPGVAAIVSLSLLAGCGGPSPDTADGEVTLEFLSLAWQKQSVDANKRLVRQWNQAHPDVRVRYVQGSWTTVHDQLLTSFEGGEAPDIIHDDATDLTDFASGGYLTDLTPYLPEELRADIPRTAWQTTTYQGGVYGVPFLQEPRVLIANIALLRQADVRIPTARHPWTWAEFETVSKELTRDRNHDGRTDTYGVAWSLKEPVTQSMNLSLSTGGKVFVKGPDGKNRLRFGPAESAVPRLIQRQVNEDRTAPTTGLGMAGADTLPGFFAGRYAMLPLNFSYRQQVRQQAPDGFDWTVLPMPSGGGADGLAQGVAPQTLSVARDSGHKQAAVDFIAFLNRADHQADLARGDWLLPTSARALKDPAINARRYGWKTGVDVAAALRPSPALGIRGYAEWKDKVATPAYQQFYNGAFGVGELRDRLVGDGRRILDRYQR